One genomic region from Estrella lausannensis encodes:
- the bamD gene encoding outer membrane protein assembly factor BamD: MIRRFSLKALFLFLALGSIQPVFGGYVLIDGTLYHSDEIPSFSEEKHYELATNAFYSCDFEEAAKQFRILAINWPGCTYGQDAWFFAAVSYYETCDLDFSNCALTAYLRCQTAPRYFEEAVYYKLLIADRLAAGEMIHPIESTKLPKCIPAKGLAMEIYDEVISLMPTSELAAHAMFRKGCLEWSFGQYREAIATYQSLIRKFPKHELAPDAYLNMLRVYLAESRIEYQNPDILSFADITLRKFRQDFPKDERIDEGEVVVATIYEVFASGIYNIGEFYLRTKHPRAAVIYYQMVIAKFPTTKMAERAMCRLQNICPEGLETVIERCRARAATAEGTSLPEGNGEFFHFEDLAD, encoded by the coding sequence ATGATTCGCCGTTTTTCGCTAAAAGCCCTGTTTCTCTTTCTGGCTCTCGGTTCCATTCAACCGGTCTTCGGAGGTTATGTGCTTATCGATGGCACTCTCTACCACTCCGATGAGATTCCTTCCTTCTCCGAAGAAAAGCACTATGAGTTAGCGACAAACGCATTCTATTCCTGTGACTTTGAAGAGGCCGCAAAACAGTTCAGGATTCTTGCTATCAACTGGCCTGGATGCACTTATGGCCAGGACGCCTGGTTTTTCGCAGCGGTATCCTACTATGAGACTTGTGATCTGGATTTTTCCAACTGCGCACTCACAGCTTATCTGCGTTGCCAGACGGCACCACGCTATTTTGAAGAGGCTGTGTATTATAAGTTGCTGATCGCAGACCGGCTTGCCGCAGGCGAGATGATCCATCCGATCGAGAGCACGAAGCTTCCCAAGTGCATTCCTGCCAAAGGCTTGGCTATGGAAATTTACGATGAAGTGATCTCGCTGATGCCGACCAGTGAACTTGCAGCGCACGCGATGTTTAGGAAAGGATGTTTGGAGTGGTCCTTTGGACAGTACCGGGAAGCGATTGCTACCTACCAGTCGTTGATCAGGAAGTTTCCAAAACATGAATTGGCGCCGGATGCGTACCTGAACATGCTGAGAGTCTATCTGGCAGAAAGTCGGATCGAGTATCAGAACCCGGACATCTTGTCGTTTGCCGACATTACATTACGTAAATTCAGACAGGACTTTCCTAAGGATGAACGCATCGACGAAGGAGAGGTTGTTGTCGCCACGATTTATGAAGTTTTCGCATCAGGCATCTATAATATCGGTGAGTTCTACTTGAGAACTAAGCACCCAAGAGCAGCTGTTATTTATTACCAGATGGTGATCGCGAAGTTTCCGACGACCAAAATGGCGGAGCGGGCGATGTGCCGATTGCAAAATATCTGTCCTGAAGGACTGGAAACGGTAATCGAACGATGCCGGGCGAGAGCCGCTACTGCAGAAGGAACCTCTCTTCCTGAGGGAAACGGGGAGTTTTTCCACTTTGAAGATTTAGCCGATTGA
- a CDS encoding D-alanyl-D-alanine carboxypeptidase family protein, producing MSEKLFLFFTYQGSLLISLLLTLCFPSFAYGGKLQVAVNAESAILINADTGAILYEKNADRPQYPASITKIATCLFALHALGNKLEDVVSAENDAIVTITKEAKRRSGYSIPAWWLEVNSSHIGIKKGEEMRLEDLLYGMMVSSGNDAANVIAQYVGGTIPSFLEEMNKYIKDLGCKTTTFYNPHGLHHPKHVTTARDMAIITREALQKEEFKTIVKTVRYTRPKTNKQQPTVLVQTNKLLRKGKFFYPKAIGVKTGYTSDAMNTLVAAAENDGRVLIAVLLKTKERDDLFKDAKKMFEVAFSQPKLEKVLIRSGAQKQKIKVPGGAKPLTALVEKDICLQFYPAEEPRLKCLLHLDEKLKAPIHKGELIGEIRLVNDEERVVKTYPVLAHEDVPETWSHWLKESLFPKRKEASPNGVKRPEGIARWKTLILFVVLGGGLFGLLFFYKKKRAVE from the coding sequence ATGAGCGAAAAGCTCTTCCTTTTTTTTACTTATCAAGGAAGCCTGTTAATCTCTCTTTTATTGACCCTCTGCTTTCCCTCGTTTGCGTATGGGGGAAAACTTCAGGTAGCGGTAAACGCGGAATCCGCCATTCTCATCAATGCCGATACGGGCGCCATCCTCTACGAAAAAAATGCCGACCGTCCGCAATACCCCGCCAGTATCACTAAGATTGCAACCTGTCTTTTCGCCTTGCATGCCTTGGGCAATAAGCTTGAGGATGTGGTCAGTGCCGAAAATGATGCAATCGTAACGATCACCAAAGAAGCTAAAAGGCGGTCCGGATACTCTATTCCGGCCTGGTGGCTCGAGGTCAACTCATCCCACATCGGCATCAAGAAAGGGGAGGAGATGCGGCTTGAAGATTTGCTCTATGGCATGATGGTCTCCTCTGGAAATGACGCTGCCAACGTTATTGCTCAATATGTTGGAGGAACAATTCCTTCTTTCCTTGAAGAGATGAATAAATACATTAAAGACTTGGGCTGCAAGACAACAACCTTCTACAACCCGCATGGCCTGCACCATCCAAAGCATGTGACGACGGCACGTGATATGGCAATTATTACGCGGGAAGCTCTCCAAAAGGAAGAGTTTAAAACCATTGTGAAGACGGTCCGTTACACAAGGCCTAAAACCAACAAACAGCAACCGACAGTGCTTGTTCAAACGAACAAACTGCTGCGCAAGGGCAAGTTTTTTTATCCTAAAGCGATTGGAGTGAAAACAGGATATACCTCAGATGCCATGAACACTCTTGTGGCTGCAGCGGAAAATGATGGACGCGTTTTAATTGCTGTACTTTTGAAGACGAAAGAGAGAGATGATCTTTTCAAAGATGCTAAAAAAATGTTCGAAGTGGCTTTTAGCCAGCCTAAGCTTGAAAAGGTGCTGATCCGCAGCGGGGCACAAAAGCAGAAGATAAAAGTTCCGGGGGGAGCAAAGCCTTTGACAGCCCTTGTGGAAAAAGATATCTGCCTGCAGTTTTACCCGGCCGAAGAACCGCGTCTCAAATGCCTTTTGCATCTGGATGAGAAGTTAAAAGCTCCTATACACAAGGGTGAGTTGATCGGCGAGATCCGGCTCGTCAATGATGAAGAAAGAGTGGTAAAGACCTATCCTGTGCTCGCGCATGAAGACGTTCCTGAGACCTGGAGCCACTGGCTCAAGGAATCCCTATTCCCCAAGCGCAAAGAGGCTTCTCCGAATGGGGTTAAGCGTCCTGAGGGCATTGCCCGCTGGAAGACGCTTATTTTATTTGTGGTTTTAGGAGGCGGGCTTTTCGGGTTGCTCTTTTTCTACAAGAAGAAGAGAGCTGTAGAATAG
- a CDS encoding ATP-binding protein: MDKSFPATIEKLYEMLEYIRFYAIEAGFESNTIKNIELVAEEALVNVIIHGYKDTADGNVQIAVENLADPGIRIIIKDQGKPFNPHTYIVKDDVLIPKNLADDNSGVGGWGLFLIYKMMDSVEYKREGQDNVLILAKTVSSARSEPGNM, from the coding sequence ATGGATAAATCGTTTCCTGCTACGATAGAAAAGCTATATGAGATGCTAGAATATATTCGCTTTTACGCTATCGAGGCAGGTTTTGAGTCAAATACGATCAAGAACATTGAACTGGTAGCTGAAGAGGCGTTAGTTAATGTGATTATCCATGGCTACAAAGACACCGCGGATGGCAATGTGCAGATTGCCGTTGAAAATTTGGCCGATCCAGGGATTCGCATCATCATCAAAGACCAAGGCAAGCCATTCAATCCCCATACTTACATCGTCAAAGATGATGTCCTCATCCCCAAGAATTTGGCGGATGATAACTCCGGTGTCGGGGGATGGGGACTATTTCTCATCTACAAAATGATGGACTCGGTTGAGTACAAAAGAGAGGGGCAGGATAATGTCCTTATCCTTGCCAAGACTGTCAGCTCCGCTCGTAGCGAACCCGGGAATATGTAA
- the rsmA gene encoding 16S rRNA (adenine(1518)-N(6)/adenine(1519)-N(6))-dimethyltransferase RsmA → MPIYRPNELFSFLAKENLAPKKGLSQNFLIDGNIIRKIVEEADVQAGDFIVEIGPGPGVLTEAMLDKGASVLAIEKDSGFADKLTRFQDKGRLTILNEDILEVDIAAEIKKMGVEGPLKVISNLPYHITTPIIVKLLAMGKAFSSIVVMVQEEVAQRFAGKPKTKEYGSITVFLSFFADVRYGFKVKRSCFMPQPKVDSAIVIFHPKDPPIQDEEQQTRFLHLVRLAFNQRRKTLRSALEREHEKALVVKALKQANFSDCARAEELSLDEFLLFYSSLLLVEKEQPEKPAS, encoded by the coding sequence ATGCCAATTTACAGACCGAACGAACTCTTTTCGTTTCTCGCCAAAGAAAATCTTGCTCCCAAAAAAGGGCTTTCGCAAAACTTTCTCATCGACGGCAATATCATTCGCAAAATAGTCGAAGAAGCCGATGTCCAAGCCGGTGACTTCATCGTAGAAATCGGACCAGGACCGGGTGTCTTGACAGAAGCTATGCTGGATAAGGGCGCCTCCGTGCTTGCTATCGAAAAAGATAGCGGATTTGCCGACAAGCTGACGCGTTTTCAAGATAAGGGCCGGCTCACGATCCTCAACGAAGATATTCTCGAAGTGGATATCGCAGCAGAAATTAAGAAGATGGGCGTAGAAGGCCCACTGAAAGTCATTTCCAATCTTCCCTATCACATCACAACACCGATCATCGTGAAGCTGCTGGCGATGGGAAAGGCTTTTTCCAGTATCGTCGTCATGGTACAAGAAGAAGTTGCGCAGCGGTTTGCGGGAAAACCAAAAACAAAAGAATACGGCTCAATTACCGTGTTCCTATCCTTCTTTGCCGATGTACGCTACGGTTTCAAGGTCAAAAGAAGCTGCTTTATGCCTCAACCTAAGGTGGATTCCGCGATCGTTATCTTCCATCCGAAAGACCCACCGATTCAAGACGAAGAACAGCAGACAAGGTTCTTACACTTGGTTCGGCTTGCCTTCAACCAACGGCGAAAGACCCTAAGGTCAGCCCTGGAACGGGAGCATGAAAAAGCCTTGGTTGTAAAAGCTCTAAAACAAGCGAACTTTAGTGATTGTGCAAGAGCGGAAGAGCTCTCGTTAGATGAGTTTCTTCTATTCTACAGCTCTCTTCTTCTTGTAGAAAAAGAGCAACCCGAAAAGCCCGCCTCCTAA
- a CDS encoding peptidylprolyl isomerase, with protein MRKVLLSAACALATLFPALAFSKEGSPLMVSKPATHIEVNNRILANVSGKAISVYDLMKKMDVLFYRQYPQYASSIEARYQFYKMSWKATLYELIDKELIMLDAKEVGFSVSTGDIRQEMESVFGPNIHANLDKLSMSFEDAESILRDEIVIRRMLQARVGTKASRNVTPQVIKLAYEEYAKKNPIAPQYTYSVITIRDPSEAHAMEASNKALAFLKDEKKPVAEIASLVSATGMLSPAGKITVSQEMTHTDKDISPTYKEALDPLQAGEFSTPKIQTSKQDNAKVVRIFYLKEKKGGGVVPFREVESKIKDELMSGSYRKETDEYLQKMREHFHIDLDEIDAAIPPQFEPFSLK; from the coding sequence ATGAGAAAGGTTTTATTATCAGCTGCTTGCGCACTGGCAACCCTATTTCCCGCGCTGGCGTTCTCCAAAGAGGGCTCCCCCTTAATGGTATCAAAACCGGCCACGCATATCGAAGTCAACAACAGGATACTTGCCAACGTCAGCGGTAAAGCGATCTCTGTCTACGATCTCATGAAGAAAATGGATGTTCTCTTCTATCGTCAGTATCCACAATACGCCTCCTCTATCGAAGCGCGCTATCAATTCTATAAAATGAGCTGGAAAGCCACTCTTTACGAGCTGATCGACAAAGAGCTGATTATGCTCGACGCTAAGGAGGTAGGTTTTTCAGTTAGCACCGGAGATATCCGCCAGGAGATGGAATCCGTTTTTGGTCCCAACATCCATGCCAACTTAGACAAATTGAGCATGAGCTTCGAAGACGCCGAGTCGATCTTGCGCGACGAAATCGTCATCCGCCGTATGCTTCAGGCACGTGTCGGAACGAAAGCATCCCGCAACGTAACTCCGCAAGTCATTAAACTGGCTTATGAAGAGTATGCCAAAAAAAATCCGATAGCGCCTCAGTACACCTATTCGGTCATCACCATCCGCGATCCAAGCGAAGCCCACGCTATGGAGGCTTCCAATAAGGCACTCGCCTTTCTTAAAGATGAGAAAAAGCCCGTGGCCGAGATCGCCTCGCTGGTATCGGCTACAGGAATGCTAAGTCCTGCCGGAAAAATCACAGTGTCCCAAGAAATGACGCACACCGATAAGGACATCTCTCCCACTTACAAAGAAGCGTTAGACCCTCTTCAAGCCGGTGAGTTCAGCACACCCAAAATTCAAACGTCCAAGCAAGACAATGCCAAAGTTGTCCGTATTTTCTACCTGAAGGAAAAAAAAGGCGGCGGAGTGGTTCCCTTCAGGGAAGTGGAATCCAAGATTAAAGATGAGCTGATGAGCGGCTCGTATCGCAAAGAAACCGACGAATATCTCCAAAAAATGCGAGAACACTTTCATATTGATCTGGACGAAATTGATGCAGCTATCCCTCCGCAATTTGAACCTTTTTCGCTGAAATAA
- a CDS encoding RsmB/NOP family class I SAM-dependent RNA methyltransferase, with protein MKRRLPHRHHHKKRAERPPQNSFYHESTDDEIIEEETPGLNPFRMQHMQHILSTYELKGIPMDKVLRDHFKMNKSVGSKDRAFIANTVYSLIRHLSLIDYLLDETPSWVDRLRLFFREDLGALKSDQDIPLHVRACMPEFFFDLLKKQYGEEKAFSIASVLNEEAPTTIRANPLRIEREGLLKKIQEHVHAEPTSKSPLGIVLAKRIDLFSLPEFKAGLFEVQDEASQIAAELVRAKEGDSVLDYCAGSGGKTLLIAARMQNKGQVYLHDVRPSALSEAKLRLRRAGVQNAQIIQAEDPKLSKLKKKMDWVLVDAPCSGTGTLRRNPDMKWKIDQALIDRLRGEQRTIFESALSFVKEGGYIVYATCSILDQENEKQVEHFLAKYPVKLAESFFISLPESGGMDGFFAAVFKRTGPATKS; from the coding sequence ATGAAAAGACGCTTGCCTCACCGCCATCATCATAAAAAACGGGCTGAAAGACCCCCCCAAAATTCTTTCTATCACGAATCCACCGACGATGAGATCATCGAAGAGGAGACACCCGGTTTAAATCCTTTCAGAATGCAGCACATGCAGCACATTCTTTCGACCTATGAACTGAAAGGGATCCCCATGGATAAGGTGCTGCGCGACCACTTTAAGATGAACAAATCTGTAGGCTCCAAAGACCGCGCCTTCATCGCCAATACTGTTTACTCCCTCATTCGCCACCTCAGCCTGATCGACTACCTGCTTGATGAAACCCCCTCTTGGGTAGACAGGCTACGCCTCTTTTTCAGAGAAGACTTAGGAGCCCTTAAAAGCGATCAGGACATACCCCTGCATGTCAGGGCATGCATGCCGGAGTTCTTCTTTGACTTGCTCAAAAAGCAATATGGAGAGGAAAAAGCCTTTTCCATCGCCTCTGTGCTAAATGAAGAAGCGCCGACAACAATCCGAGCCAACCCCCTCCGCATCGAAAGGGAAGGGCTGCTGAAAAAAATTCAGGAGCATGTGCACGCAGAACCTACATCAAAATCACCTTTAGGCATCGTCTTAGCTAAAAGGATTGATCTTTTCTCTCTGCCCGAGTTTAAAGCGGGCCTTTTCGAAGTGCAGGATGAAGCTAGCCAGATCGCTGCCGAACTGGTACGAGCTAAAGAAGGGGACTCTGTGCTGGACTACTGCGCCGGTTCCGGAGGAAAAACCCTCTTGATTGCAGCCAGAATGCAAAACAAAGGACAAGTCTACCTGCATGATGTCAGGCCTTCCGCTTTGAGCGAAGCGAAGCTGAGGCTGCGCCGAGCCGGCGTACAAAACGCCCAAATCATCCAGGCGGAAGACCCCAAACTTTCCAAGCTCAAAAAGAAAATGGATTGGGTGCTGGTCGATGCCCCCTGCTCAGGCACTGGCACGCTGAGACGTAATCCCGACATGAAATGGAAAATTGACCAAGCGCTTATCGACAGACTGCGCGGTGAGCAACGCACCATTTTTGAATCAGCCTTAAGCTTTGTCAAAGAAGGCGGTTATATCGTCTACGCCACGTGCAGTATACTCGATCAGGAAAACGAGAAGCAAGTTGAGCATTTCCTGGCAAAATACCCTGTCAAGCTGGCAGAGTCCTTTTTCATCTCTCTTCCGGAAAGCGGTGGGATGGATGGCTTCTTTGCAGCTGTATTTAAAAGAACAGGCCCCGCTACCAAGTCCTAG
- a CDS encoding macro domain-containing protein, with product MAPLTVTGFFKYFVFHPDDQALSKSDQQKALVGSIAFGVLTLGLGHLFCRLFLYDRKFSRIDNPTKSSLLFNAAVLQKNVEKDRALVPVVKRGNNSLVTTEVKQPQQKEKILPKQETVIQPKKLTEAKFGEVSVKVTGSGDLCKDKADAVVNAANEGLKVDRFCGGVCKAIFQSGGTEIHKECQAYLKNIGKKEVEAGHAMISGPGNMTNTKKIIHAVGPRWSDKDTPKVKEKKKLALYDSYYNSLLRAHENGLTSILFPSIGTGIFKFPMELAGPIAIKAFKDFAANYPHSPLKDITLIAWGEAFDTYGPELIRQAKS from the coding sequence ATGGCCCCGCTTACAGTCACCGGTTTTTTTAAATATTTTGTTTTTCACCCTGATGATCAGGCGCTGTCTAAAAGCGACCAGCAGAAAGCACTTGTCGGATCAATTGCCTTTGGAGTTCTCACGCTGGGTCTGGGCCACCTGTTTTGCCGGCTGTTTTTGTATGACAGAAAGTTTTCTCGCATCGATAATCCGACCAAATCCTCCCTTCTTTTCAACGCAGCGGTTCTCCAGAAAAATGTAGAGAAGGACAGAGCGCTTGTCCCCGTGGTTAAAAGGGGCAACAATTCCCTCGTGACGACGGAGGTAAAGCAACCTCAGCAAAAGGAAAAGATACTTCCGAAGCAAGAGACGGTGATCCAGCCAAAGAAGTTGACAGAGGCTAAATTCGGGGAGGTCTCAGTCAAAGTGACCGGTTCGGGAGATCTTTGCAAGGATAAGGCGGATGCGGTTGTCAACGCTGCTAATGAAGGGTTGAAAGTGGATCGATTCTGCGGCGGGGTTTGCAAGGCGATCTTTCAGAGTGGAGGGACAGAAATCCACAAGGAGTGCCAGGCGTATTTGAAAAATATCGGGAAAAAAGAGGTGGAAGCAGGTCACGCGATGATATCCGGCCCGGGCAATATGACAAATACCAAAAAAATAATACATGCCGTTGGTCCAAGATGGTCGGACAAAGATACCCCTAAAGTTAAAGAGAAAAAAAAGCTCGCCCTCTATGACTCCTATTACAACAGCTTGCTGAGGGCGCATGAAAATGGCCTCACAAGCATATTATTTCCGTCCATCGGTACGGGCATATTCAAGTTTCCCATGGAGCTTGCCGGTCCAATTGCCATCAAGGCATTTAAGGACTTTGCAGCGAACTACCCTCATTCGCCTTTGAAAGACATTACTCTGATTGCCTGGGGAGAGGCTTTTGACACATATGGCCCTGAGTTGATCAGGCAAGCTAAGTCTTGA